In a single window of the Helicobacter felis ATCC 49179 genome:
- a CDS encoding flagellin B, whose translation MSFRINTNVAALNAHTIGVRNNRDLSTSLEKLSSGLRINKAADDASGMAIADSLRSQSASLGQAVRNANDAIGVVQTADKAMDEQIKILDTVKTKAVQAAQDGQTAETRKALQSDILRLLEELDNIANTTSFNGQQLLAGSFSNKEFQIGAYSNTTIKASIGPTGSDKIGHVRFETSAMDRGGMEVSAGAQNLKEVTLNFKQADAVNDFKLESVKISTSAGTGLGALVNVINKNSSTLGVRATAVVLGTGENSVESGTINGLTINGVLIGNVNDVQHNDRDGRLTNAINSVKERTGVEAYTDIQGRINLRSTDGRAISVHADGKTGHVFGGGNFRGISGNAHAIVGRLTLTKENARDIIVSGVNFSHVGLHSAQGVAEYTVNLQAIRGVFDANAASAGGGNANAAQAAFNFKGIGAGVTSLRGAMMVMDMAESARIQLDKIRSDLGSVQMELVTTINNISVTQVNVKAAESQIRDVDFAEESASFSKFNILAQSGSFAMAQANAVQQNVLRLLQ comes from the coding sequence ATGAGTTTCAGAATCAATACGAATGTAGCCGCGTTGAATGCACACACTATCGGGGTACGCAACAATCGTGATCTCTCTACCTCTTTAGAAAAGTTAAGTTCAGGTTTGCGGATCAATAAGGCCGCTGATGATGCGTCAGGGATGGCGATCGCAGATAGCCTAAGAAGTCAAAGCGCAAGTCTAGGTCAGGCTGTGCGCAACGCTAATGATGCAATCGGGGTGGTGCAAACTGCAGATAAGGCGATGGACGAGCAAATCAAAATCTTAGATACAGTCAAAACTAAAGCCGTGCAAGCCGCTCAAGATGGACAAACTGCTGAAACTAGAAAGGCGTTGCAAAGTGATATTTTGCGCCTCTTAGAAGAGCTAGACAATATCGCTAACACAACGAGCTTTAATGGTCAGCAGTTGCTAGCAGGGAGCTTTTCTAATAAAGAGTTTCAAATCGGAGCGTATTCCAACACCACAATCAAAGCTTCGATTGGTCCTACAGGCTCAGATAAGATCGGGCATGTGCGCTTTGAAACCTCCGCGATGGATCGCGGTGGAATGGAAGTGAGTGCGGGCGCGCAAAACCTCAAAGAGGTTACGCTCAACTTCAAACAAGCCGATGCGGTGAATGACTTTAAGTTAGAGTCTGTAAAAATCTCCACCAGCGCAGGTACGGGGCTTGGTGCGTTGGTCAATGTCATCAACAAGAACTCTAGCACTTTAGGCGTGCGCGCTACTGCTGTGGTTTTGGGTACGGGTGAGAACTCTGTAGAATCGGGCACCATCAATGGACTAACCATCAATGGAGTCTTGATTGGAAATGTGAATGATGTCCAGCATAACGACCGCGATGGGAGATTGACGAACGCGATCAACTCTGTAAAAGAGCGCACCGGTGTAGAGGCCTATACAGACATACAGGGTCGTATCAATCTGCGTTCTACAGATGGGCGCGCTATCTCTGTGCATGCAGATGGCAAAACTGGGCATGTCTTTGGCGGGGGGAATTTTAGAGGCATCTCAGGGAATGCGCACGCGATTGTGGGCCGTCTGACCTTGACCAAAGAAAATGCGCGCGACATTATCGTGAGCGGGGTGAACTTTAGCCATGTCGGTTTGCACTCTGCACAAGGGGTTGCAGAATACACTGTAAATTTACAGGCTATCCGCGGGGTCTTTGATGCCAATGCCGCTAGTGCCGGTGGTGGGAATGCCAATGCTGCCCAAGCTGCCTTTAACTTTAAGGGAATTGGAGCCGGGGTTACAAGTTTGCGCGGGGCGATGATGGTGATGGATATGGCAGAGAGCGCGCGCATCCAACTAGATAAGATTCGCTCAGACTTGGGTTCTGTGCAGATGGAGTTGGTAACCACCATCAACAACATCTCCGTAACTCAGGTGAATGTGAAGGCCGCTGAATCACAAATCCGTGATGTGGATTTCGCTGAAGAAAGTGCAAGCTTCTCTAAATTCAATATCTTGGCCCAAAGTGGAAGCTTTGCAATGGCACAAGCCAATGCGGTGCAACAAAATGTCTTGAGACTCTTGCAGTAG